A single window of Senegalia massiliensis DNA harbors:
- a CDS encoding FAD-dependent oxidoreductase, whose product MSKFTYPQEVLDKMKDIVDNCMGEETAYCEATCPMHTDVKGYVNLIAEEKYEDAIKLIREKLFLPASLGRVCAHPCEENCKRETEYRQPMSIAALKRFVADNFDKEEIWNLDKKSYTNKNIAVIGAGPAGAQAALDLAMKGNKVTVYDRLPVYGGMMRVGIPEYRLPRNIIDFEYSFLEKLGVEFKMNTEIGKDILFDEIQSKFDGIIIAVGAHKGVVIPVEGHDKKGVLDAVNFLRDVSLDKENTKIGKKVAVIGGGNVAIDVARSARRIGAEEVHLICLEEKLNMPAHDWEVREAEEEGVNVFAGYGPEKIIDENGKVTGFEIKKCTSIFDNEGNFNPQFDENNKVILDVDNVVFAVGQAVDNSFVKGKLETKRGGRFKVDPTTLQSEIENVFVAGDASGGSVIAIEAMAEGRKAAKSMMRLFNGEDLYKDREKEGTYETKLETTIKEGTEDLKRVSTTQLNPNKRINDFSEVDLGFTKEEAIKEASRCLKCECKLCMNECVMLNDYCECPKDLFEGILETGDIDPMIPYSCNMCSQCTIACPKDFEMSSRFMDMRKTMIKKNNGKSPIKGHSAIEMHQLLGFSKIFNTAKPAKKQNNKTEKGRS is encoded by the coding sequence GTGAGTAAATTTACTTATCCACAAGAAGTGTTAGATAAGATGAAAGATATTGTTGATAATTGTATGGGAGAAGAAACTGCTTATTGTGAAGCTACTTGTCCTATGCATACAGATGTAAAAGGTTATGTGAATTTGATAGCTGAAGAAAAATATGAAGATGCAATAAAACTTATAAGAGAAAAATTATTTTTACCTGCTTCATTAGGTCGTGTTTGTGCTCATCCTTGTGAAGAAAACTGTAAGCGTGAAACAGAATATAGACAGCCAATGTCAATAGCAGCACTTAAAAGATTTGTTGCTGACAATTTTGACAAAGAAGAAATATGGAATTTAGATAAAAAATCATATACAAATAAAAATATAGCAGTAATTGGTGCAGGACCAGCAGGAGCACAAGCTGCACTTGATTTAGCCATGAAAGGTAACAAAGTAACAGTATACGATAGATTACCTGTGTATGGTGGAATGATGAGAGTAGGAATTCCAGAATATAGATTACCTAGAAATATAATAGATTTTGAATATAGTTTCCTAGAAAAGCTTGGCGTAGAATTTAAAATGAATACTGAAATAGGAAAGGATATATTATTTGATGAAATTCAAAGTAAATTTGATGGAATAATTATAGCAGTAGGGGCTCATAAAGGTGTAGTAATTCCTGTAGAAGGTCATGATAAAAAGGGAGTATTAGATGCAGTTAATTTTTTAAGAGATGTTAGCCTAGACAAAGAAAATACTAAAATAGGAAAGAAAGTAGCAGTTATAGGTGGAGGTAATGTTGCAATTGATGTTGCAAGATCTGCAAGACGTATAGGTGCAGAAGAAGTTCATTTAATTTGCTTAGAAGAAAAGCTTAATATGCCAGCTCATGATTGGGAAGTAAGGGAAGCTGAGGAAGAGGGAGTAAATGTTTTTGCAGGGTATGGTCCTGAAAAAATAATAGATGAAAATGGTAAAGTTACTGGTTTTGAAATAAAAAAATGCACTTCTATATTTGATAATGAAGGAAATTTCAATCCTCAATTTGATGAAAATAACAAAGTGATTTTAGATGTAGATAATGTAGTATTTGCTGTAGGTCAAGCAGTAGATAATAGTTTCGTAAAGGGTAAATTAGAAACTAAAAGAGGGGGACGTTTTAAAGTAGATCCTACAACATTACAATCGGAGATAGAAAATGTCTTTGTTGCAGGAGATGCAAGTGGTGGTTCAGTTATAGCGATTGAAGCTATGGCAGAAGGAAGAAAAGCTGCTAAATCAATGATGAGATTATTTAATGGAGAAGATTTATATAAAGATAGAGAAAAAGAAGGGACATATGAAACAAAATTAGAAACAACAATAAAAGAAGGAACAGAAGATTTAAAAAGGGTATCTACTACACAATTAAATCCAAATAAAAGAATAAATGACTTTAGCGAAGTTGATTTAGGATTTACAAAAGAGGAAGCTATAAAAGAAGCTTCAAGATGTCTTAAATGTGAATGTAAACTTTGTATGAATGAATGTGTAATGCTAAATGATTATTGTGAATGTCCTAAGGATTTATTTGAAGGGATATTAGAAACAGGAGATATTGATCCTATGATTCCTTATTCATGTAATATGTGTAGTCAATGTACTATAGCATGTCCTAAAGATTTTGAAATGAGTAGTAGATTTATGGATATGAGAAAGACTATGATAAAGAAAAATAATGGTAAATCACCTATCAAAGGTCATAGTGCAATAGAAATGCATCAGCTTTTAGGTTTTTCTAAGATATTTAATACAGCAAAACCTGCAAAAAAGCAAAACAATAAAACAGAGAAGGGGAGAAGTTAA
- a CDS encoding ABC transporter substrate-binding protein, translated as MNKKVLILFLILVISTSFIFIACGDENSSDEKQNQEVSKNEKKDEGEKVEGGQMIFRVSSDSRVIHPLYGNDRTTLTLVNHIFAPLYNLKGEDIDYWLAEKVEPSEDYLSYKVKLKDELTWHDGEVLNADDLVFTFNTIMDKQQGSHLRDSFVTTKGEVKIEKVDDLTVKFILPEVQIGFLDTIGGIRMFPEHVYGDIENIQTSDLNNNPIGSGAFKFEERKSGESITLSKFDNFFKGAPHLDNVVYRVIPETSSAEIALQNGEIDAMSITADKVEKFEKDKSILAFDEDRVDYIIFNQNGGKLDNENLRKAIAYALDRDELLKANYLSTDYAKPAYSFFADKTLYKTDDVEKYEYNIEKAKELLKESGLKDINLTMVYRGKDNVRELLVQQYLKEIGINVELKAMDMASFFNALFEKEHQDEYDLAFNGYIYGKEPSTYAQVFKAESMNNVSGYKNEEVDKLWDEAAKEKDSGKREKLYEKIQKEIIKDAAMYPIDYGYAIVAVNPKFKGLEDAAPAPIHMFDDLSQIYMVE; from the coding sequence ATGAATAAAAAAGTTTTGATTTTATTTTTAATTTTAGTAATATCCACTTCATTTATTTTTATAGCATGTGGAGATGAAAATTCATCAGATGAAAAACAAAATCAAGAAGTTTCAAAAAATGAAAAAAAAGATGAGGGAGAAAAAGTAGAAGGTGGTCAAATGATATTTAGAGTTAGTTCAGATTCTAGAGTTATTCATCCTTTATATGGTAATGATAGGACAACCTTAACTTTAGTAAATCACATATTTGCTCCTCTTTATAATTTAAAAGGTGAGGATATAGATTATTGGTTAGCAGAAAAGGTTGAACCATCTGAAGATTACTTATCATATAAAGTTAAATTAAAGGATGAACTTACTTGGCATGATGGTGAAGTTTTAAATGCTGATGATTTAGTTTTTACATTTAATACTATTATGGATAAACAACAAGGAAGTCATTTAAGGGATAGTTTTGTGACTACAAAAGGTGAAGTTAAAATAGAAAAAGTAGATGATTTAACTGTTAAATTTATATTACCAGAAGTTCAAATTGGATTTTTGGACACTATAGGTGGAATAAGAATGTTCCCAGAACATGTATATGGAGATATAGAAAATATTCAAACAAGTGATTTGAATAATAATCCAATTGGTTCAGGTGCATTTAAATTTGAAGAAAGAAAATCAGGTGAATCTATAACTCTTTCTAAATTCGATAATTTCTTTAAAGGTGCTCCTCATTTAGATAATGTGGTATATAGAGTAATTCCTGAGACATCTTCAGCAGAAATTGCACTTCAAAATGGGGAAATAGATGCTATGAGCATAACTGCTGATAAGGTGGAAAAATTTGAAAAAGATAAGAGTATTTTAGCATTTGATGAAGATAGAGTAGATTACATAATATTTAATCAAAATGGTGGTAAACTTGATAATGAAAATTTAAGAAAAGCAATTGCTTATGCACTAGATAGAGATGAATTATTAAAAGCAAATTATTTATCTACTGATTATGCAAAGCCTGCTTATTCATTTTTTGCAGATAAAACACTTTATAAAACAGATGATGTTGAAAAGTATGAATATAATATAGAAAAAGCAAAAGAGTTATTAAAAGAAAGTGGTCTTAAGGATATCAATTTAACTATGGTGTATAGAGGCAAAGATAATGTTAGAGAACTATTAGTTCAACAATACTTAAAAGAAATTGGAATAAATGTAGAACTTAAAGCTATGGATATGGCATCATTTTTTAATGCTTTATTTGAAAAAGAACATCAAGATGAATATGATTTAGCTTTCAATGGCTATATATATGGTAAAGAACCATCCACATATGCACAAGTATTTAAAGCTGAAAGTATGAATAATGTAAGTGGATATAAAAATGAAGAAGTCGATAAATTATGGGATGAAGCTGCAAAGGAAAAAGATTCAGGTAAAAGAGAAAAATTATATGAAAAAATTCAAAAAGAAATAATAAAAGATGCTGCAATGTATCCTATAGATTATGGATATGCCATAGTTGCAGTAAATCCAAAATTCAAAGGATTGGAAGATGCAGCTCCAGCTCCTATTCATATGTTTGATGATTTATCTCAAATATACATGGTTGAATAA
- a CDS encoding ABC transporter permease, with the protein MTNYILKRILQGLTMLIIISIISFTLMHMAPGDPSTSYISPKMNASEIQAVKERLGLNEPIYIQYMKWIKKVLQGDLGYSLIDFKPVTQIIKSRLPATVGLMGSSLLLSLLISIPLGLYTGKNKGKTIDNIITTISYIGISIPSFWFGILLIYVFAYKLNLLPSVGMRTLGEPDSILDVIKHGILPCIVLSFSSISIYTRYIRTSTIVQLNANYVRTEEAYGFSKYKIMFKYVLKNVLLPIITILGMSLPNIVTGAFVTETVFGWPGMGRLGVDSIFNYDYPVIMATTMLTATLLIIGNLVADILYGIVDPRIRNMR; encoded by the coding sequence ATGACAAATTATATTTTAAAAAGAATACTACAAGGACTTACTATGCTCATTATAATATCTATAATATCTTTTACTTTAATGCATATGGCACCAGGTGATCCATCAACTAGCTATATTTCGCCTAAGATGAATGCTAGTGAAATACAAGCAGTAAAAGAAAGATTAGGATTAAATGAACCTATATATATTCAATACATGAAATGGATTAAAAAAGTACTACAAGGAGATTTAGGATATTCATTAATAGATTTTAAGCCTGTTACACAAATAATAAAATCTCGACTTCCAGCTACTGTAGGACTTATGGGAAGTTCTTTATTATTATCTTTATTGATTTCTATACCCTTAGGATTATATACAGGAAAGAATAAAGGAAAAACTATAGATAATATTATTACCACAATATCTTATATTGGAATATCAATACCAAGTTTTTGGTTTGGAATATTACTTATATATGTATTTGCTTATAAATTAAATTTATTACCTAGTGTTGGGATGAGAACTTTAGGAGAACCAGATTCTATACTTGATGTCATAAAACATGGAATATTACCTTGTATTGTTTTAAGTTTTTCTAGTATATCTATTTATACAAGATATATAAGGACAAGCACTATAGTACAATTAAATGCAAATTATGTTAGAACTGAAGAAGCATATGGATTTTCAAAATATAAAATCATGTTTAAATATGTACTTAAAAATGTATTACTTCCTATAATTACAATATTAGGTATGAGTTTGCCTAATATTGTAACAGGTGCATTTGTTACAGAAACAGTATTTGGGTGGCCAGGAATGGGAAGGCTTGGAGTTGATTCTATATTTAATTATGATTATCCTGTGATAATGGCAACTACAATGCTTACTGCTACATTACTTATTATAGGAAATTTAGTTGCAGATATTTTATATGGGATTGTAGATCCAAGAATTAGAAATATGAGGTGA
- a CDS encoding DEAD/DEAH box helicase: MFNITEESIKKSTLNDRTFKKSINYYKNNYVKNLLYYKNKYAFSAIVEGTKNYNVDLNFDRNGQLQHAECNCPAYREYWGYCKHISATLLDIMHKDSIGTFDSKEKRNNEQIQKLLDNYRFNSDSKIPINIEYNYEFYPQGRDGYKNASTLNLRIGEDKLYVVKSIKALFQHIEHNEPMVYGKNFTFEPKIHKFKEEDQPIIDMLKEIYDNESYINEYSSYGSGSLFKGKNVILTPNTLKRFFSMMKQRKLNARIYHNYYENIEVKDDDINLNFSLKDSEKDLSLEMDYNGLLVPLDQNGNYFFSNKSILNISEKQRKNLIPIYNHLSKNIETSIKIPKEYREDFISEIYPSIKKIGNINIDEKVKSSIYNPDLIKEVYLDNENDNIIANVKLIYGNTTIEPFSKEKRDLQNDERILLRDIENENEILNIFENANFKVNKDNNIYLDDEEDIYNFLNNMLPKLQKQADVYYSNSFKNIELKTSSAFSGGIRLNEKTDMLEFSFEIDGVNDDELREIFNSIKKNKKYYRLKDGSFLPLNMNNLNHMSNIIDNLDLDLDNFNDSIIEIPKFNSLYLDNEFQGEFNYINRNLAFKQLVQNIKEPKDMEFSAPKHLTNILRNYQMVGFKWLKTLSTYSLGGILADDMGLGKTLQVLSFLLSEKKEKGSKPSLIIVPTSLVYNWEDEKNKFAKDLNTLVISGDKNSRKEMIKQINEYDLIITSYPLIRRDSELYSDFNFRYCILDEAQHIKNPTSQNAKSVKMINSENNFALTGTPIENSLTELWSIFDFIMPGYLFSHNKFMKKFEKPIIKNDNNEALYTLKKYITPFILRRLKKDVLKELPEKIEHKITAELTNDQKKVYLSFLNEIKGEIKSSIAEKGFNKSQMKILAGLTRLRQICCHPNTFIENYNGSSGKLKLLEEILDDALESNHRILLFSQFTSMLSIIKKLLKSKNIKYKYLDGSTKSEERRELVKEFNDGEGEVFLISLRAGGTGLNLTGADTVIHFDPWWNPAVENQATDRAHRIGQKNTVHVMNLITKGTIEEKIYELQEKKKKIVDSVIKPGEKMVSKMTEQELRDIFGI; the protein is encoded by the coding sequence ATGTTTAATATTACTGAAGAATCCATAAAAAAATCTACTTTAAATGATAGAACATTTAAAAAGAGTATAAATTATTATAAAAATAACTATGTTAAAAATTTATTATATTATAAAAATAAATATGCCTTTTCTGCCATTGTAGAAGGTACTAAAAACTATAATGTAGATCTAAATTTTGATAGAAATGGACAGTTACAACATGCAGAATGTAATTGCCCTGCTTATAGAGAATATTGGGGCTATTGCAAACATATTAGTGCAACATTGTTAGATATAATGCATAAAGATAGTATTGGAACTTTTGACTCAAAGGAAAAGCGAAATAATGAACAAATTCAAAAATTACTAGATAATTATAGATTTAATTCTGATTCTAAAATCCCTATAAATATTGAATATAATTATGAATTTTACCCACAGGGAAGGGATGGATATAAAAATGCATCTACTTTAAATTTAAGAATAGGCGAAGATAAACTATATGTAGTTAAAAGTATAAAGGCACTTTTCCAACATATAGAACATAATGAACCAATGGTCTATGGAAAAAATTTTACTTTTGAACCTAAAATTCATAAATTTAAAGAAGAAGATCAACCTATAATAGATATGTTAAAAGAAATATATGATAATGAAAGCTATATAAATGAATATTCTTCATATGGTAGTGGTAGTTTATTTAAGGGAAAAAATGTCATATTGACTCCAAATACCCTTAAAAGATTTTTTTCTATGATGAAACAAAGAAAATTAAATGCAAGAATATATCACAATTATTATGAAAATATAGAAGTTAAAGATGACGATATAAATTTAAATTTTTCACTTAAAGATTCGGAAAAAGATTTATCTTTAGAAATGGATTATAATGGTCTGCTTGTACCTTTAGATCAAAATGGTAACTACTTTTTTTCAAATAAATCTATATTAAATATATCAGAAAAACAAAGGAAAAACTTAATACCTATATATAATCACTTAAGTAAAAATATAGAAACCTCTATAAAAATACCAAAAGAATATAGGGAAGATTTTATTTCTGAAATTTATCCTTCTATTAAAAAAATAGGTAATATAAATATTGATGAAAAAGTAAAATCATCTATTTATAATCCTGATTTAATAAAAGAAGTATATCTGGATAACGAAAATGATAATATTATAGCTAATGTAAAACTAATATATGGAAATACAACAATAGAACCTTTTTCTAAAGAAAAACGAGATTTACAAAATGATGAAAGAATACTTTTAAGAGATATCGAAAATGAAAATGAAATACTAAATATATTTGAAAATGCAAATTTTAAAGTAAATAAAGACAATAATATTTATTTAGACGATGAAGAAGATATATATAACTTTTTAAATAATATGCTTCCTAAATTACAAAAGCAAGCTGATGTTTATTATTCTAATAGTTTTAAAAATATAGAATTAAAAACCTCTTCTGCTTTTTCTGGAGGTATTAGATTAAATGAAAAAACAGACATGTTAGAGTTCAGCTTTGAAATTGATGGAGTAAATGATGATGAACTAAGAGAAATATTTAATTCAATAAAGAAAAATAAAAAATACTATAGATTAAAGGATGGTTCATTTTTACCTCTTAATATGAATAACCTTAATCATATGTCAAATATTATAGATAATCTTGATTTAGATTTAGATAATTTCAACGACTCTATAATTGAAATTCCAAAATTCAATTCACTTTATTTGGATAATGAGTTTCAAGGAGAATTTAATTATATTAATAGAAATTTAGCATTTAAACAACTTGTCCAAAATATAAAAGAACCAAAAGATATGGAGTTTTCAGCTCCTAAGCACTTGACAAATATCCTTAGAAATTATCAAATGGTTGGATTTAAATGGCTAAAAACATTATCAACATATTCCCTAGGTGGAATACTTGCTGATGATATGGGACTTGGAAAAACCCTTCAAGTATTATCATTTCTATTAAGCGAGAAAAAAGAAAAAGGCTCTAAGCCTTCACTAATAATTGTTCCTACCTCCCTTGTATATAATTGGGAAGATGAAAAAAATAAATTTGCAAAAGATTTAAATACTCTTGTAATTTCAGGAGATAAAAACTCACGAAAAGAAATGATAAAACAAATAAATGAATATGATTTAATAATCACTTCTTATCCTTTAATAAGACGTGACTCCGAATTATATAGTGATTTTAATTTTAGATATTGTATTTTAGATGAAGCTCAGCATATAAAGAATCCAACTTCTCAAAATGCAAAATCAGTAAAAATGATAAATTCAGAAAATAATTTTGCTCTAACAGGAACACCAATTGAAAATTCACTTACTGAATTATGGTCTATTTTTGATTTTATAATGCCAGGATATCTATTTAGTCACAATAAATTCATGAAAAAATTTGAAAAACCTATAATAAAAAATGATAATAATGAAGCTTTATATACCTTAAAAAAATATATTACTCCATTTATTCTTAGACGATTAAAAAAAGATGTATTAAAAGAATTACCTGAAAAAATAGAACACAAAATAACAGCAGAACTTACAAATGACCAAAAGAAAGTATATCTTAGTTTTCTAAATGAAATTAAAGGTGAAATCAAATCAAGTATAGCTGAAAAAGGATTTAATAAGTCACAAATGAAAATATTAGCAGGACTTACACGCCTTAGACAAATTTGTTGTCATCCTAATACTTTTATAGAAAATTATAATGGATCAAGTGGAAAATTAAAATTGCTGGAAGAAATACTAGATGATGCTTTAGAAAGTAATCATAGAATACTTCTATTCTCTCAATTTACATCAATGCTATCTATTATAAAAAAATTATTGAAATCTAAAAATATAAAGTACAAATATTTAGACGGAAGTACAAAATCAGAAGAACGAAGAGAATTAGTAAAAGAATTCAATGATGGAGAAGGAGAAGTATTTTTGATTTCACTTCGTGCAGGTGGAACAGGACTTAATCTCACTGGTGCAGATACTGTTATTCACTTTGATCCTTGGTGGAATCCTGCAGTAGAAAATCAAGCTACAGATAGAGCACATAGAATTGGTCAAAAAAATACTGTTCATGTAATGAACCTTATAACTAAAGGAACCATTGAAGAAAAAATATATGAGCTTCAAGAAAAAAAGAAAAAAATTGTAGATTCAGTTATAAAACCAGGTGAAAAGATGGTGTCAAAAATGACAGAACAAGAATTAAGAGATATATTTGGAATATAA
- a CDS encoding (Fe-S)-binding protein, whose translation MSQTKRVFIPGCSLPSYNPDAVMNTLEFLQNKLPGTGGILKCCGKPTKALGQMDKFKERYGDFQSEIDKLGAEEIIVACQSCYLTMSANSPNQTVKSLWAIFPELGLPEGTKGKGKKSDITFAIHDSCSTRNRKDIHDGIRWIMNELGYKTEEPPHTRENTKCCGFGGMIVPANPDLAQRVMNKRTEEVESDYMVTYCAACRESMVKGGKKAVHILDLIFGDVYDSNTEFPGLPSSPITSWANRYKSKSNIKKVLK comes from the coding sequence ATGTCACAAACTAAAAGAGTATTTATACCAGGATGTAGTTTGCCTTCTTATAATCCTGATGCTGTAATGAATACATTAGAATTTTTACAAAATAAATTACCAGGAACAGGTGGAATACTTAAATGTTGCGGTAAGCCTACAAAAGCGCTTGGTCAAATGGATAAATTTAAAGAAAGATATGGAGATTTCCAATCAGAAATAGACAAATTAGGTGCAGAAGAAATAATTGTGGCATGTCAATCTTGCTATCTTACAATGTCTGCGAATAGTCCAAATCAAACAGTAAAATCACTTTGGGCAATATTTCCAGAATTAGGTCTACCTGAAGGAACAAAAGGAAAAGGAAAAAAGAGTGATATAACTTTTGCAATACATGATTCTTGCTCAACAAGAAATAGAAAAGATATCCATGATGGAATAAGATGGATAATGAATGAACTTGGATATAAGACTGAAGAACCTCCTCATACAAGAGAAAATACTAAATGTTGTGGATTTGGAGGAATGATAGTTCCAGCAAATCCAGATTTAGCTCAGAGAGTTATGAATAAGAGAACAGAAGAGGTAGAATCAGATTATATGGTAACTTATTGTGCAGCATGTAGAGAATCAATGGTTAAAGGTGGCAAAAAAGCAGTTCATATATTAGATTTAATATTTGGAGATGTTTATGATTCAAATACAGAATTTCCAGGTTTACCATCAAGTCCAATAACAAGTTGGGCTAATAGATATAAATCTAAGTCAAATATTAAAAAAGTTTTAAAATAA
- a CDS encoding sulfurtransferase: MKKILSLLLVLFLSISIVGCNKAEVKTDAELENQQSKYEEYTNKDIIISAIDAKDIIDNEENVAILDIRPSTKYLIGHIEGAVNVWRPDYSASEDDYGFGGMRADKEKMEEFLGKNGMDNETLILLYDESGEYDAARLWWQLDMYGHDNVKLIDGGIHGWQAADLETTTSRPDVEVKEYKFEGEVDESKLATVEDVKAAIEDENVVILDTRSIEEATGEDLKKGAFRKGRIPEGTWVEYKEALNTGDGADMTFKRVEELKKIYEDAGITKDKTIIPYCQSGVRSAHTTFVLTQLLGYENVKNYDGSWIEWSYIEELPIETGELQ; this comes from the coding sequence ATGAAAAAAATATTATCGTTATTATTAGTATTATTTTTATCAATATCAATAGTAGGATGTAATAAAGCAGAAGTTAAAACAGATGCTGAGCTTGAAAATCAACAATCTAAGTATGAAGAATACACAAATAAAGATATAATAATCAGCGCAATTGATGCAAAAGATATTATAGATAATGAAGAAAATGTAGCAATATTAGATATTAGACCATCAACTAAATATTTAATTGGTCATATTGAAGGAGCAGTAAATGTATGGAGACCGGATTATTCTGCTTCAGAAGATGATTATGGCTTTGGTGGAATGAGAGCCGACAAAGAAAAAATGGAAGAATTTTTAGGAAAAAATGGAATGGATAATGAAACTCTTATTCTTCTTTATGATGAAAGTGGAGAGTATGATGCAGCTAGATTATGGTGGCAATTAGATATGTATGGCCATGACAATGTAAAATTAATAGATGGTGGAATACATGGATGGCAAGCAGCTGATTTAGAAACTACAACATCTAGGCCTGATGTAGAAGTAAAAGAATATAAATTTGAAGGTGAAGTTGATGAGTCAAAACTTGCAACAGTAGAAGATGTAAAGGCGGCTATTGAAGATGAAAATGTTGTCATATTAGATACAAGATCTATAGAAGAAGCAACAGGAGAAGATTTGAAAAAAGGTGCATTTAGAAAAGGTAGAATACCTGAAGGAACTTGGGTTGAATATAAGGAAGCTTTAAATACTGGTGATGGTGCAGATATGACTTTCAAACGTGTAGAAGAACTTAAAAAGATTTATGAAGATGCTGGAATAACTAAAGACAAAACTATAATACCTTATTGTCAATCAGGAGTTCGTTCAGCGCATACAACATTTGTTTTAACTCAATTATTAGGATATGAAAATGTAAAAAATTATGATGGTTCTTGGATAGAGTGGAGTTATATTGAAGAGCTACCAATTGAAACTGGTGAATTACAATAA
- a CDS encoding TVP38/TMEM64 family protein: MTVANKKTATKKSDVLKLIAVVAIIGIVFFIAYKMGLVDKLKDVKAMQEFFNSFGILGYIVFIGVFIASCVFMLPGSMLTIVGGMAFGPILGGVVSLIGATLGATAAFLVSKYVARGMIESKIGQNEMFKKIDDGVEKNGTSFLILTRLVPVFPFSFQNYAYGLTKIKLSTYFLFTLICMAPGAFIYAYMAGEIVKNGFSTKLLIQFAAAGIILFLLSLIPKYIAKKKGINMDDLK; this comes from the coding sequence ATGACTGTGGCAAATAAAAAGACTGCTACTAAAAAATCTGATGTATTGAAACTTATAGCAGTAGTAGCAATTATAGGTATAGTGTTTTTTATAGCATATAAAATGGGTTTAGTAGATAAATTAAAAGATGTAAAAGCAATGCAAGAATTTTTTAATTCATTTGGAATTTTAGGATATATTGTATTTATAGGAGTATTTATAGCATCTTGTGTATTCATGCTACCAGGATCCATGCTTACAATAGTAGGTGGTATGGCTTTTGGTCCAATATTAGGAGGTGTAGTTTCACTTATAGGTGCAACACTTGGAGCAACAGCAGCATTTTTAGTATCTAAATATGTTGCAAGAGGTATGATTGAAAGCAAAATAGGTCAAAATGAAATGTTTAAAAAGATTGATGATGGAGTTGAAAAGAATGGAACATCTTTTCTTATACTAACTCGTTTAGTACCAGTATTTCCATTTTCATTCCAAAATTATGCATATGGTTTAACTAAGATAAAATTAAGTACTTATTTCTTATTTACACTTATATGTATGGCACCAGGAGCATTTATATATGCATATATGGCAGGAGAAATAGTTAAAAATGGTTTTTCAACTAAATTGCTAATTCAATTTGCTGCAGCAGGTATAATATTATTTTTATTATCACTTATACCTAAATATATAGCTAAGAAAAAAGGAATTAATATGGATGATTTAAAATAA
- a CDS encoding LysR family transcriptional regulator produces MNIDYLRAFYITVKANSISKAAKILHLTQPGLSMQIQSLEKELQVSLLNRSNRGVNLTEAGEIVFDYANTILSLQDNVERDLENLKTHKKKLFIGSCKSIGEYALPCSIYIYKHENPDIDINLEISNTKKVIDNVLNNTVNLGIAQNKIDNKNLVYQKITSNDMLLVTSLPLVKKAITIDELKKLPLIFREKGSGARKDIINSLKNKAITTDDLNIIYELNSMEAIKTSVISGKGISFIPELIIKRELRDKILTHIKVDDFNVVSEYYVVYRKNAVLNPYEKGFIEFLKSKKRGFC; encoded by the coding sequence ATGAATATTGATTATCTTAGAGCTTTTTATATAACAGTAAAAGCTAATAGCATATCCAAAGCAGCAAAGATACTTCATTTAACTCAGCCAGGACTTAGTATGCAAATACAATCTTTAGAAAAGGAATTACAAGTTAGTTTATTAAATAGAAGTAATAGAGGTGTCAACCTTACTGAAGCAGGTGAAATAGTTTTTGATTATGCAAATACTATTCTTTCTCTTCAAGATAATGTGGAGAGAGATTTAGAAAATTTAAAAACTCATAAAAAGAAATTATTTATAGGTTCTTGCAAATCAATAGGTGAATATGCTCTTCCATGTAGTATTTATATATATAAACATGAAAATCCTGATATAGATATAAACTTAGAAATATCAAATACTAAAAAAGTTATAGATAATGTATTAAATAATACAGTTAATTTAGGTATAGCTCAAAATAAAATAGATAATAAAAATTTAGTTTATCAAAAAATAACTTCAAATGATATGCTTTTAGTTACTTCCCTACCATTAGTAAAGAAAGCTATAACTATTGATGAGCTAAAAAAACTACCACTTATTTTTAGAGAAAAAGGTTCAGGTGCAAGAAAAGATATAATTAATAGCTTAAAAAATAAAGCTATAACTACAGATGATTTAAATATAATCTATGAATTAAATTCTATGGAAGCAATAAAAACCTCAGTAATATCTGGAAAAGGTATTTCTTTTATACCAGAATTAATTATAAAAAGAGAATTAAGAGACAAGATACTTACACATATAAAAGTAGATGATTTCAATGTGGTTTCTGAATATTATGTTGTTTATAGAAAAAATGCTGTATTAAATCCATATGAAAAAGGTTTTATAGAATTTTTAAAGTCTAAAAAAAGAGGTTTTTGTTAG